In one Perca fluviatilis chromosome 7, GENO_Pfluv_1.0, whole genome shotgun sequence genomic region, the following are encoded:
- the LOC120562440 gene encoding high affinity immunoglobulin epsilon receptor subunit beta-like, translated as MSVTMTKADGITVFTVTSDPQSVYPPLCQILKSLCYSPVCCSVSQHLRRVQRTSQSVLGALHIMVGLLNIGLGTILICSQTDNWDGPLYQTGFPFWLGGLFILFGTIGILSEKYPSPCLVIVNVILNLAGVAFAITGIVLYSIDMARIYMWWMCYDNNYYSGYSTHDYEHFKSIQNKQMCFFVSNQMLLRSMYAVLIVLSALELCLAISSAVMAIKDLKSNEKGEKEKTGDPELYKPLLEEVTCNPTV; from the exons ATGTCTGTGACCATGACCAAGGCCGATGGGATCACAGTGTTCactgtgacctctgacccccaAAGTGTTTATCCTCCTCTGTGCCAAATCCTCAAAAGCCTTTGCTACAGCCCTGTGTGCTGCTCTGTGTCTCAGCACCTGAGAAGAGTCCAGAGAACTTCTCAGTCAGTACTGGGG GCTCTGCACATTATGGTTGGGTTGCTCAACATCGGCCTTGGAACGATACTCATTTGCAGTCAAACTGACAATTGGGATGGGCCATTGTATCAAACCGGATTTCCTTTTTGGCTTGGAGGATTG tTTATTTTGTTTGGCACCATTGGCATTTTGTCTGAGAAGTACCCCAGTCCATGTCTG gTCATCGTCAATGTGATCCTGAATCTAGCAGGAGTTGCTTTTGCCATTACAGGCATCGTACTCTATAGCATAGATATGGCACGCATTTACATGTGGTGGATGTGTTACGACAATAATTACTATTCAGGCTACAGCACACATgac tatgagcactttaaatctatacagaacaaacaaatgtgtttctttgtgtccaACCAGATGCTTTTGAGAAGCATGTATGCTGTGCTGATTGTCCTGTCAGCCCTGGAGCTGTGCCTTGCCATTAGCTCTGCCGTCATGGCGATCAAGGATCTAAAGAGCAATGAGAAGGGAGAAAAGGAG aaGACTGGTGACCCAGAACTCTACAAACCACTGCTGGAGGAAGTCACCTGTAACCCCACAGTCTGA
- the LOC120562175 gene encoding protein rapunzel-like isoform X2: MASQLQQLVADKKDMVETVMELFEQGAEVVASIAGDLFPIFSIAAPIVKLALDNVESKEAAFMKEQFQKVRERLEVVSEEIQRINDEIKKSGLDAVYFPVEENITNQFRKYMDILNAKPKFREVKKKLFLEHFAKTGGDKNLITLYNSVTGDNFSGESVLEITLNYEEKSRRPVEDFCARLKKLFCIGLIALLGHAALKGYDEEDALLKDWGEKMNTVQNKMNVVIEDCIVSFPKQAEIDSRRLVRDESNLTNQQLADAIIEKLKKKYDWVGWSVRIFKTPSGLFANKKDYHCPTGKSRFQVPSSDEKLNVWVSYSSSPEPVDKNHIQQLIQSQKKVSVVNVAEDLFEKLPGHCMVHTVKTSKDLACSWSFTDELHYWEEHKNIYVCAHSA; encoded by the coding sequence ATGGCAAGCCAGCTACAGCAGCTTGTAGCGGACAAAAAGGATATGGTGGAGACTGTGATGGAATTGTTTGAACAGGGAGCTGAAGTGGTGGCCAGTATCGCCGGCGACCTTTTCCCCATTTTCTCCATCGCTGCTCCAATTGTTAAACTGGCTCTGGATAATGTGGAAAGCAAAGAGGCTGCGTTCATGAAAGAGCAGTTTCAGAAGGTGCGAGAGCGTCTGGAGGTGGTCTCAGAGGAGATTCAGCGGATCAACGATGAGATCAAGAAGAGCGGGTTGGATGCCGTGTATTTCCCAGTGGAGGAGAACATCACTAACCAGTTCAGGAAGTACATGGACATCCTCAACGCCAAACCCAAGTTCCGGGAGGTCAAGAAGAAACTTTTCTTGGAGCATTTTGCCAAGACCGGGGGTGACAAAAACCTTATCACCCTCTACAACTCTGTGACGGGAGATAACTTCTCTGGGGAATCTGTGCTGGAGATCACCCTGAACTACGAAGAGAAAAGTCGCCGGCCGGTGGAGGACTTCTGCGCCAGGCTGAAGAAGCTCTTCTGCATCGGGCTCATCGCACTTCTGGGCCACGCCGCTCTGAAGGGATACGATGAGGAGGACGCGCTTCTGAAAGACTGGGGTGAGAAGATGAATACTGTCCAGAATAAAATGAATGTTGTCATTGAAGACTGCATCGTCAGCTTCCCCAAGCAGGCTGAGATAGATTCCCGTCGCCTGGTGAGAGACGAGTCAAACTTAACCAACCAGCAGCTAGCTGATGCTATCATAGAGAAACTCAAGAAGAAGTATGACTGGGTTGGCTGGTCTGTGCGTATATTTAAGACCCCTTCAGGCCTGTTCGCCAACAAGAAGGATTACCACTGCCCGACAGGGAAGAGTCGCTTCCAGGTCCCTTCGTCAGATGAGAAACTCAATGTCTGGGTGTCCTACAGCTCCTCCCCTGAGCCTGTGGATAAGAATCACATCCAGCAGCTGATCCAGAGTCAGAAGAAAGTCTCGGTGGTCAATGTAGCTGAGGACCTGTTTGAGAAGTTGCCCGGCCACTGCATGGTCCACACGGTCAAAACCAGCAAAGACCTGGCCTGCTCCTGGAGCTTCACAGATGAGCTCCACTACTGGGAGGAGCACAAAAACATCTACGTCTGCGCTCACTCTGCTTGA
- the LOC120562175 gene encoding uncharacterized protein LOC120562175 isoform X1 — MNSVADWLVHNRDKIEKGVEIMGQASEVLAATVGQLHPVLEAVFMASAEILSNPDSKEARYLTQQFELVNQKLEGIQDEIDQIARELQRTSMNKQNFDREAQMLSQYEKFQDFVNAKPKFKEKKMEKFISHYENTDADLNLDALYNAVTGESTSGDPMLETVLATEQRSRRAVEDFCARLKKLFVVGIIAVMGHSALKEGVVGEEMVKKWQGRMEDVENRMKAAVDDCTENFADQAKLDMEHLLQENPGTVDREFTKSLLDSLIKKYDWVNWSIRAFGNRERIFFFNWLAGKKCHGSGGANWFDILTKNKIKVVVSFCVDPKPINKSQIQEQIESQKMKGDMMAVALALNKSFPNCLVHAVSHYKEVVETNNFHEDCYYYGKHKRAYLCIHSE, encoded by the coding sequence aTGAACAGTGTGGCAGATTGGCTCGTGCATAACAGGGACAAGATCGAGAAAGGCGTGGAGATCATGGGGCAAGCCTCCGAGGTGCTCGCTGCCACCGTGGGCCAGCTTCACCCTGTCTTGGAGGCTGTGTTCATGGCTTCAGCCGAGATACTCAGCAACCCGGACAGCAAAGAGGCTCGCTACCTGACTCAGCAGTTCGAACTGGTCAACCAGAAACTCGAAGGAATCCAAGATGAGATTGATCAAATTGCCCGGGAGCTGCAGAGGACGTCGATGAACAAGCAGAACTTCGATCGAGAGGCACAGATGCTGAGCCAGTACGAAAAGTTCCAGGACTTTGTCAACGCCAAGCCAAAGTTCAAAGAGAAGAAGATGGAGAAGTTTATTAGCCATTACGAGAACACCGATGCCGACTTGAACTTGGACGCACTCTACAATGCTGTCACCGGGGAGAGCACCTCAGGAGATCCGATGCTGGAAACGGTATTGGCCACAGAGCAGAGAAGCAGAAGGGCAGTTGAGGATTTCTGTGCCCGGCTGAAGAAGCTTTTTGTGGTGGGCATTATCGCCGTCATGGGCCATTCCGCCCTCAAGGAAGGAGTGGTGGGGGAGGAGATGGTGAAGAAGTGGCAGGGCCGGATGGAGGATGTAGAGAATCGAATGAAAGCAGCTGTGGATGACTGTACCGAGAACTTTGCCGATCAAGCCAAGTTAGACATGGAGCACCTCCTTCAGGAGAATCCCGGCACTGTCGACCGCGAGTTCACCAAATCCCTTCTGGATTCGCTCATTAAGAAATACGACTGGGTGAACTGGTCCATCAGGGCCTTCGGCAACAGGGAgcgcattttctttttcaactgGCTGGCAGGAAAGAAGTGCCACGGAAGTGGAGGAGCCAAttggtttgacattttgaccAAGAACAAGATCAAAGTGGTGGTCTCTTTCTGTGTCGACCCCAAGCCCATTAACAAGAGTCAGATCCAGGAGCAGATTGAGAGTCAGAAGATGAAGGGGGACATGATGGCAGTGGCTCTGGCTTTGAATAAGAGCTTCCCCAACTGCCTGGTCCATGCTGTCAGCCATTACAAGGAGGTGGTGGAGACCAACAACTTCCATGAGGATTGTTACTACTATGGAAAACACAAAAGAGCCTACCTGTGCATCCACTCCGAGTAG